DNA sequence from the Suricata suricatta isolate VVHF042 chromosome 5, meerkat_22Aug2017_6uvM2_HiC, whole genome shotgun sequence genome:
CCTCCCTCGTCCCTCATCCCTCGTCCCTCGTCCCTCACGCTCAGTGAGCTTCTTTTCCTTCCACACAGCAAGCTCTTCTGTGGCATGTGTGGGGCTCATCCTCAGGCAGAAAAGCATTCCCTGTTCCCTAATTAACCCTGCTCATCCTTCAGATTGTATCTTAATCATCACACCTTCACAAAAATCTCCCTGATCCTCCTGGCCACTCCAACACCCACCCAAACATACATAATTTTACCGTTATATCCTCTCAAGGCACCTTGGACATTTGCTTTCCAGCATTTGGTCGCAGCTGTAGAGATAGCCCTATTGGCTTAGTGTCCATCTCCCGTGCAGACGTGATCTCCAGGAGGGGGACACTGTGCCTATTTCGCTTCCCAATTTACCCAAAGCACCAAGTACCATGTCTTACctataataaatagaataatatatacaaatttacCCCATGTCTTTTAGGGGCTTTATAAATCTTTAACaaagtttttgattattttttgagagaaagtttcTAGACATGTGTATTAGTCtagaaataccacagactgggtgacttgagcagcaggaatttattttctcaactgtTCTGGGAGTTAGTCTGAGATAAAGGTGtgagcaggtttggtttcttccaaGGCCTCTCTTCTCAGCTTGCAGATGGCTactttcttgctgtgtcttcacggTCCTTCCTCTGTGTGAACCTATCCCTGGTGTCCctctgtgtgtccaaatttcttttccttagaaTGGCACTGGGCAGACTGGAGTGGGACCCAAGATAACGGTCTCACTTCAACCTaatctttaaaggccctatctctaaATATAGTCATATTCCGAACCACTCACATAAGGCttcatatgaatttgggggagggggacacaataCAGCAAATAACAACATGCAATGGATGGATCCAAGCAGGGGGATATTGTAAGCCCCCAGGCACATATTGCCAACAGGTTCCACCGGCCTATCTCCCTGCACTCTTGCCGGTATTGGTACCATTAagtaacatttgtttttttctaaactgGAAGGCAagtttgtatataattttattttccataagtataaataatttttacatgttggcattttggcatttctttttctttcattctctatacaattattcattatatatataaatatatatgtatattttaaagctttttaagaaggtaatctctacacccaatgtggggctcaaactcacaactccgagattgagagtcccatgctcttccaactgagccagccaagtgcccctcatcTAGCATATATTTAATGAACTCATGCTGTAAATAAGGCAAAGTGCTCCATACTGGGATTCTAGCAGAGAATGAAACATGGCCCTTGATGTGATGAAACATATAGTCTAATGGAGAAGAGAGATGTGTAACACAATTACCCCAAATGTTGAGTATGGTTGTAATGCGTATCATAAAGGAGAAGTATGAGATCCCAGGAAGGCATCTAACTGGGACTGGAACCAACCAGGGCAGTAGGGAAGGGTTTCTGCGGAAGTGCTGAATGGCTGAGTATGATTAGCCATTACCTGAGGTAATGGGGTGGGCAGTGGGTGGTCGTGAGCACAGAGGACCACCTGTGAAGGTGCCTGTGCCGGGTAGGAGCAGGTGACCTGGAGAAGTGACTAACCAGTAAGGATGTCGCCCAAAGGGCAGGTGGTCCAAGATGAGGTGCAAAATGAAAAGTGATCAGATGTGATTTGGTTGTGCTCACCACTCTTTCTGCTGTgggaacaacaaaataaatgagtgagtagGTATAGGACATCCACTATGAGGAGGCTTCTTCTGTAATCTGGGTGAAAGATAATCTGGGTGTCTTGAATTACGATAGTAACAGTGGTGATGGAAAAGCATGGATAGTTTTTAGAGACATTTGAGAGGTGGAATCTGCTGATGTGGCAATTGAATGTGAAGAATGACTCCTAAGTTACTGGTCCGAGTGACTGAGTGAATGGTTGTGCCATCTTCTAAGTTAGGGGACACTTGAGGAGAGGTTTAGGGAGGAGAAGTCGTGTGTTCAGATTTGCACAAGTCAGGTTGGGTGCCAGTGGGCTACGATGAAGGACCTGGAAGGAGTGGAAATTTAAAGATGTTTGCTCTAATAGTATAAATTAGGAAATAAGAATATAGTTAGGAACTGAAGCCCGAGGATGAGATATTTAGGGAGACAGTGTTaagtgagaaaggaaagggaagaatgacTAGTTTAGAACCCAGAGGAACTCCAATAGTTGTGAGCTGCTAGAGGGAGGAGTAAAAATGTCTAAGATACAATGCAAAGAGATCATCCTTGAGCTGCAGTGGAAGAAGATAAGGAAAGATTATTtcctggggggcaggtggggcacATGTGTCACTGGATTGAATGCTACAAAATGATTAAAGACCAAAAGTGCACAGAGTTTTGCAACATTGAGACCAATATCCTGACCAAAATCAGTCTTGGGTGCAAAAGCTAGATTGAAGTAAGTTGGGAAGTGAGAAAAATTGTGagaacagttctttttttttttttttaatgtttatttatttttaagggagagtgagcaagcaagcaggggaggaccaaagagggagggagatagaggatccaaaatgggccctgtcctgacagcagagatcccaatggggactcagactcacaaaccatgagatcatgacctgagctaaagtcagacgcttagctgacggagccacccatgcGACCTGAGAGAATAGTTCTTTTAAGATTGGCTTCTCTGAACTGTCTGTCCTTTGTTTGTCTTATTATGATTTTAATGTTGATATTATTGTACTATATGACTTGTATGCTAATATGTATATCAGATATTTCTTTTCAGgatattattattaaacattactaaaatgtagcaaatatttttaatgtttttgaatctACCGTTAATTTTGTTATGTTGCTTATGATGCACATTAGCTTTGTTTTATGTAGTTAAATTAGgtttttccttttgactttttCCATTgctcttagaatttttttctaaatatagcaGTCACATAACTATTCACTTCTGCATTATTTCTTAAACAACTTATACCTtcattaaagtttctttttaattttggaattaatttttacttatcaATTTAAGGCTTGGAATGCTTCATTATATTGCCCTAATGGCAGAGGATGAATAAAGCTAGTCTTGGGATGTTCTACTTAATGTTTTAATCAATTGACTCTACTTCATTGTAGAAGGAAGGTCCTGCTAATCAAAAAGATAAACTTTCAGTTAAACATGAGATTTGTTTAGTTGGTAATTTATGGATAATCTGTCCCTGTGCTAACATTGTGCAGTCTCTTTATATTGTAgaaatttttattctgtatttccaGTTTCCTGCGCTTCCCAGAGTCACATCATCTGACAGCCAACCCAGAAGGCATTCTCATGAGGACCAGGGATTTCGATGCCATACCCACATGCGGGGTTACAGGAAATGTTCGGCAGATGAGTCATTCAGGGAGCCATTGGAATCAAAAGGAAGATCTCATTCTAAAAGTCAAGCATCTTCAGATTCTTTTGAACAGCAACTGTGCTTTAGAACCAGACGCTCTGTCTCTTTGGTATGTAACAGAGCTATTGAATATTTAACCACTTTAGAAAAGGAAACCCAAAGAGTTCCTCCTTCCCATGTTTGAGGAGAACAACTCTAACTTCTTCATTTACAGCTTAGCAATAAGGTCTTTGAAAAATAAGGCTCAGTTTTAGATAGCCCAGATGCatgtaaatcttttaaattatttttattggagGTATCTGGCATGAGAATGATTCCTGGAGGACTTTAGGTGGAATGTTTTTGTTATCGAGGTCCTCTGGTTCTTTGAGACTTTTTGTCACTTGTTCTTCTTTCACtatttgaagaagagaaaaactacCACAACCATTCCTGTCCTTCCATATTTAATCCAGTAGCAAGTAGTGTATGATGGTGATGTGTTCCCTGCACTTCTAAAAAGCATGCAGAAGGAATTCTATGAGCACTGCCTAGTGAGTGACCAGGAGTAGGAGCTGTCCAGACATTCACAGTAGCCGTGTGGGAGTCTACATAAAGCACAAAGGAAAGACAGGCATGAAAGGGAGAAGAGTAAAAACTCCAAATTGACAATGCTAAACTTGATACATAAAGTAATAAACTAGAGACCAATTAATTTGGGGATGGTTTTTGAACTATGCAACATGTTTGCTGAGTGGCCTTCAGCAGAATAacttcttttttctgatttttgtttgtttgttttattttgcaaaacaggaataataatatGTCTCTGCTATGCAGTAGACAGAACAAATAAGCAACTAGGCGTATTGCCATCTGGTTCTTGAGCTATGTTCTGTGAATGTACAGAGGAAAACATGTGGTGCTTCTTACCTCATTGTCCATCTGAACACAGCGCTTTCTGCTTAGCAGTGATGGCTGTTGGGACTGTCACCATGCATCTTTGCCTTGTAGCTGGACCCTCACTTTTACCAGAGAGTGACCCTGGGTGTGACTGTCCTTCAGTAGGCTGCTCTCTCCACCTGATTGTAAgaggagcaaggaaggaagaatagtGAGCAACTGTCACTTACCATACCTGAATCTTATTaagagtttctgtttttcttttctttatattattttttaaaatatggtttcagACTTAAAACAGTGTTGCAAGAATAGTACAAAAAATACACTCTTCATTTAATTTCCCTCCAAATGTTAATATGTTATATTTACTTgtatctttctccctttcccaacTCCCAAACAAAGGCAGGTGAACATTCTCTTAGGAAAACACAGTGTAATAGTTAAACTCAGGAAATTAACACCAATACAATACTTTCATATCTAATTTCTTGACCTTGTTCATATTTTGTCAGTTGCCACATTAATATTCTCCATAGTGAAATTCCAGATCTTGTATTGCAACCAATTTTCACATCCCTCTAATTGATTTTATCTTGGAacagttcctcagtctttccttgtctttcatgacccTAACATCTGAAGAATAAGTGTCTTTTTTTAGACGTCTTTTttagacatctttttaaaaggatGCTTAATTTGGGTTTATCTTATATTTCCTCATGGTTAGATTTAGAGTATGAGCTTTCAGCAGgaataaaacagaagtaaaagaattcttgtttaaaaattacatgttaaagtaatttgttatattttttcaggAGACATATCAGCCTCAATTTTTTTCTGGAGCAAGTTATGGtttaagtatattttgaaaaaaaaatttaatttaaaagttctttgttgATTCTTATGTCTTCAGAATCCACATCTTATATAATTACTTATTTGATATCATTTGCTAATATTATAAGTCCTAACAGTGTGCAAGCATGAAATCAGTTCTCCCATTTAAAAAGATACTCATCAtattattcctaaaatatttgctaatatctCATTTCCCAAGTTCTTCCTTTTGAGCACTGAGGCAGTCCAGacagtattttcaattttttgactTAAGAACTCTTTTCACAGTTATGTTTAATAGCTGGAAACCTGCTAGAcatttacaaaatcatttttttcatattatatgtataaatatacaggataaatacttttattaaatattttattttatatcaatttttaaaagtttatttacttattttgaaagtgtgtgtgtgtgcgagagcaggagaggggcagagagaaagggagagggagagaatctcaagcaggctctacactgtcagtgcagggcccagtgcaaggcttggactcacgaactgtgagatcatgatctgagctgaaaccaagcatcagacgcttaaccaactaagccacccacgtgccccagtaCCCCCAATGTATAGTAGCATGtagattaacattttatattctttagcATCAAAAAGAGCCACAAACTAATTTTGTAACCTGATCatgaccaataaaataaaattctctcattTTGATATTGAAAACCTCAATTGGCTTATTTCgatgatttttacattttgtttcctttttttctttttctttctttaaaccctttttttttacatttatttatttttgaagagagggagagacacaagttggggaggggaagagagagaatgagacacagaatccaaagcaggctccaggctctgagctgtcagcactgagcccaacgtggggctagaacttacaaaactgtgagatcatgacccgaaccgaatttgaatgcttaaccgactgagccacccaagagcccctacattttgtttctaaatgagataagaaaacagatttcagTTCATTATTTATGAACATTGCTCAGATAATCTATATTCTCAATAAGAGAAAAGCCAAATTGAAAATAATCCTTactatattttatccttttttttttgtactgctCTTATAAGTATTAGAGGCATTTGTGACTGCTTGGTATGAACTCTGATCAGCCTGATGGATGTAATACAGCTGCCAGGTCTGATGAACATAATCTGGAGGCCCATTTATGGAGCTAGTACAATTTTTTGGTTTCTTGTAACCTGTCTCTCGGCCTcatcatttgttttgctttgtgacTTTGACCACTGGACCATTATAGTTAGAAATGAGGCAACCTAGGTATGAAAACAACTCAGCACAGAAGAGTAGCTGATGCCACTGCAGTAACCAGACACCCTCACAACTCAGCCTGCAGTGCTGAGCCATGATCTTGCACATCTGACTGCCACTCATCACAGTGTATTTTCACTTGATAGACACTCAGGCGGTCCCCGGTGTTCCCAGTTCAAAAGAATGAGGGGGGAGAGTAATGatgttatttggggtttttttcttaaaaatagaagtgtAAGTTCACCATCACCACATTATCAGTGCCATTTAGTCAGTAATTTCCTTGAAAGATGCTCCTTGACCATGGAAACTGAAGAAacattctcctccccacccccatactTCCCTACCATATCACCTGGTTTGCTCTTCATCATTGTACTTATTGCTGTTACATTGTTTCCTTTTAGGCTTGTTGATTGCCCGTCACTATCCACCTAGGTGTAATATTAAAGAAGTAGGATTTCTTTAGTTAGTGCTGTATTTCCTGATCTTAGAACAATAGTATGTGTTCAGTGAATCAGGGAATAATAATGTGGTTGGATGTCACTCCCCAACACTTCATTTCACATATTAAAACTAATGCAAACcttacttttaatataatttaaagaattcaACACTGGGAGGTTAGAATCAGTCCATGTATAATTCACTTGCCATATTCCTCTTCAGAAAAGCACCAGGAGACTATTAATTATATCGTACTGTGAGATCACATCTCTCTACATGTCAGAGGCAGACTCAGGGTTGTGTATAGGTTGAGTTTCCTCCATAGACTAGAGACATCCCGGGCCCTGTTCCctttatttatgaataaaaccTTTAGCAACACCCTTAGGCTTATGCTAATTTATGATGAGAAACTAAGATGTGGAAGTCTACTACATGAGCAGggctttcttcatctctgatagGAAAACTGTGGCACATTGTCAGCTGTTAGTACATTTCTAACCTTTTCTGACCTTTCTCTTTAAGGGGCctgagagcaggaaggagagaaatgaaagagaatgccTGAGGATGGAGATGAAATCTCaaaggaaaatggaggaaagaaggaactCCAGGAAGGAAGAACAGGGAGAAGAACACATGCCTCCCTTGTTtgaaaaagaacccaaatagtATTTTGTTTCCACATCATGACTATAGATGCCACTGTGTTTTTTGGGCTCCCTAACGCCAGGCCGGGTGGCGGTAGCTACAAGAGAGTGTCTGCAGGTGCTGAGTGACTGCCGTGGGCAGGGGGTGTGGCTGCCCCCTCGGTGACTCGAACTGTGCTCCAGCTGCTTCTGGCCCCTTGGCTGAGAGTGTGATCAGCTTTGTTGTCCTTTTATGGGCATAAGGAGAATCAAAGGTATTTTAATAGAACaagtaattcttaaaaatgtaaagaaagataaTTAAGGAACCACCCACCCATCTTCACAAACTCTTCTTCTACATCAAccttgcaaataatttta
Encoded proteins:
- the LNP1 gene encoding leukemia NUP98 fusion partner 1; this encodes MEHKDDEDDDVSFAKWMSSFWGHSWIEENERGLRDRHGSQDASYRKTSLPCPFPALPRVTSSDSQPRRHSHEDQGFRCHTHMRGYRKCSADESFREPLESKGRSHSKSQASSDSFEQQLCFRTRRSVSLGPESRKERNERECLRMEMKSQRKMEERRNSRKEEQGEEHMPPLFEKEPK